The following proteins come from a genomic window of Methylorubrum populi:
- a CDS encoding NUDIX hydrolase, giving the protein MSGREQEDGRLFPARPLIGVSIAVIRGGRVLLAARANEPMRGVWTLPGGLVEAGESLAAGALRELQEEVGALAEIVGPSLTPTEIILRDEAGRIRHHYVIHPHAALWRAVEPVPGPEALDVRWATLDEVAGLSTTPGLIDTLREAFSRVGSVPEGSAEGSAEGSV; this is encoded by the coding sequence GTGAGCGGCCGGGAGCAGGAGGACGGGCGGCTGTTTCCGGCCCGCCCGCTGATCGGCGTGTCGATCGCGGTGATCCGCGGCGGCCGCGTCCTGCTGGCCGCCCGGGCCAACGAGCCGATGCGCGGCGTCTGGACCTTGCCCGGCGGACTCGTCGAGGCCGGCGAGTCCCTCGCCGCCGGCGCCCTGCGCGAGTTGCAGGAGGAGGTCGGCGCGCTCGCCGAGATCGTCGGTCCGAGCCTGACCCCCACCGAGATCATCCTGCGGGACGAGGCCGGCCGCATCCGCCACCACTACGTGATCCATCCCCACGCCGCGCTCTGGCGCGCGGTCGAGCCGGTGCCGGGCCCTGAGGCGCTCGACGTGCGCTGGGCCACGCTCGACGAGGTCGCGGGCCTGTCCACCACGCCGGGGCTGATCGACACCCTGCGCGAAGCGTTTTCCCGTGTGGGCTCGGTACCGGAAGGTTCGGCAGAAGGTTCGGCAGAAGGTTCGGTATGA
- a CDS encoding TIGR02301 family protein, producing the protein MSTGFVRLILAALLALTPATEAFAQQRSGSTKSAPKPPEKEKEPPPPAEPPPAPYDRDLMRLSEIVGALAFLRSLCSEPDAVEWPARMKAILDSEGVTPTRRDRLAGAYNRGFRGYSLTYRVCTPAAGEAARRYIAEGERLSHAIAGRFGG; encoded by the coding sequence ATGAGTACGGGATTCGTCCGCCTGATCCTCGCCGCCCTGCTCGCCCTCACGCCTGCGACGGAGGCGTTCGCGCAGCAGCGCTCCGGCTCGACCAAGTCCGCCCCGAAGCCGCCCGAGAAGGAGAAGGAGCCGCCACCCCCGGCCGAGCCGCCGCCCGCGCCCTACGATCGCGACCTGATGCGGCTCTCGGAGATCGTCGGGGCGCTCGCCTTCCTGCGCAGCCTCTGCTCAGAGCCAGACGCAGTCGAATGGCCGGCGCGGATGAAGGCGATCCTCGACAGCGAGGGGGTGACGCCGACCCGCCGCGACCGGCTCGCCGGCGCCTATAACCGCGGCTTTCGCGGCTACAGCCTGACCTATCGGGTCTGCACCCCCGCCGCGGGCGAGGCTGCCCGCCGCTACATCGCCGAGGGCGAGCGGCTCTCGCACGCCATTGCCGGACGGTTCGGAGGGTAG